The following DNA comes from Cellulomonas soli.
CCGAGGTCGTCTCGCGCGTGGTCGCGATCGACGCCGGTCTGCCGGCGAGCTTCGAGGGAGCCTCGCAGGCCGTCATGCACGCGGTGCAGACGCTCGGCGCGGACACCACGGGCTCGTCCCTCGTCGACGCCTCGGGGCTGGGCGACGGTTCCGTGCTGACGCCTTCGCTGCTGCTCGACCTGCTGCGGCTGTCCACCGACCCGGCGCAGCCGCTGCTGCGCGAGGTCGCCACCGGGATGCCGATCGCCGGTCTGACCGGGACCCTCGCCGAGCGGTACACCGACTCCACGGCCCGGGGGCTCGTGCGTGCCAAGACCGGCAGCCTGCCGGGCGTCACGTCGCTCGCGGGCACGGTGCTCGACGCCGACCGCCGCCAGCTGATCTTCGTCGTCATCGCCGACCAGACGCCCGCAGGCGGCCAGTGGGCACCCCGCAGCGCCATCGACGCGTTCGTGATCGACCTCGCGGGCTGCGGCTGCCGCTGACGGTTACCGTGACCTGAGGGAGGACCCGATGGAGCAGGCGCCAAGCGAGCAGGCACGCGACGAGCAGGCACGTCGCGAGCAGGAGCCCGGCGCGGCGACCGGCGGGCCCGGTTCGCCCGTGGACTGGGACGCCGCGGCGCGGCTGGCCGGGCGCCTGGCCTCGCCGGGTCCCGTCGCCTCGCGCGCGCAGCTGGCCGACCTCGTGGGCGAGCTCCGCGCGGGCGCCGCCCGGACGGCCGAGCACGCCTCCCGGGCGTCCCGGCTCGTGCCTGCCGACGGACGTGCCCCGCAGGAAGTCTCGCGCGTGCTCGTGGTCGACCGCCCCGGCTGGGCCCGGGCCAACACGCAGGTCTTCGCGGCGATGCTCGCCGACGTGGACCCGGCGGTCTGGTCGACCGGCTCCGACGGGGGAGGGGCCCGGACCCTGACGCCGCCCTCCCCGACGTCGCGGACGACCGCCGCGGTCGAGGTCGCCGGGCTGCTCGCGCTGCTGTCGGGCAAGGTGCTCGGTCAGTTCGACCCGTTCGCGGTCGCACCCGGGCAGCCGGGCCGGTTGCTGCTCGTCGCACCGAACGTGCTGCAGGTCGAACGCACGCTCGACGTGGTCCCGGCGGACTTCCGGGTGTGGGTCGCGCTGCACGAGCAGACCCACGCCCTGCAGTTCGCGGCCGCCCCCTGGCTCGCCGGGCACCTGCGCGGGCGTGCCACGCAGCTCGTGACCGGCCTGGGCGTCTCCGTGCGGTCCGCGGTGTCCGCGGTGGCCGCGGCCGGTCGGTCGGCGGGCGGTGCGACGCCGCCCGGCGCTCCCGGCACCGGCTGGCCCTCGCCCGCCGACGTCCTCACCACGGTCGTGCGGGCGCTGCGGGACTCCGACGCACCGTTCGACCTCACGGCCCTGCTGCCCGCGGAGCAGCGGGCGATCGCGGACGAGGTCGGCGCCGTGATGGCGCTGCTCGAGGGGCACGCCGACGTGACCATGGATGCCGCCGGACGCGGTCTGGTGCCGTCGGTCCGCCAGCTGCGGGCGCGGTTCGAGGCCCGGCGGGACTCGGCCGCACGTGCGCGCGGCCCGGCCGGGCTGGTGCGCCGGCTGCTCGGGCTCGACGCGAAGCTCGCGCAGTACCGCGACGGCGCCGCCTTCGTGCGGGCCGTGCGGCGCAGGGTCGGCGTCGACGGGCTGAACGTCGTCTGGACCGACGCGGCGCTCCTGCCCAGCGCGGCCGAGATCGCCGACCCCGAGCGCTGGGTGCACCGGGTGCACGGGTGAGCGGACCCGACCCGGCGGTCGCCGCCGTGCGGTCGGCGGTGGCGGCGATCACCGCCGACGTCCCGGCGGACGGGCTCGTGCTCGTCGCCTGCTCGGGCGGGCCGGACTCGCTCGCGCTGGCGGCGGCGACGGCGTTCGTCGCCGACCGTGCCCGTCGGCGCGCGTCCGGTGCCGGGGGCTGGCGCGCCGGCGCGGTGGTCGTCGACCACGGCCTGCAGGCGGGGTCGGCGCAGGTGGCCCGGCGGGCCGCGGACGCGTGCCGCACGCTCGGTCTCGACCCGGTGCACGTCGTCGCGGTCGCACCCGACGGACCGGGTGGGCCCGAGGCGGCCGCCCGGGACGC
Coding sequences within:
- a CDS encoding zinc-dependent metalloprotease encodes the protein MEQAPSEQARDEQARREQEPGAATGGPGSPVDWDAAARLAGRLASPGPVASRAQLADLVGELRAGAARTAEHASRASRLVPADGRAPQEVSRVLVVDRPGWARANTQVFAAMLADVDPAVWSTGSDGGGARTLTPPSPTSRTTAAVEVAGLLALLSGKVLGQFDPFAVAPGQPGRLLLVAPNVLQVERTLDVVPADFRVWVALHEQTHALQFAAAPWLAGHLRGRATQLVTGLGVSVRSAVSAVAAAGRSAGGATPPGAPGTGWPSPADVLTTVVRALRDSDAPFDLTALLPAEQRAIADEVGAVMALLEGHADVTMDAAGRGLVPSVRQLRARFEARRDSAARARGPAGLVRRLLGLDAKLAQYRDGAAFVRAVRRRVGVDGLNVVWTDAALLPSAAEIADPERWVHRVHG